In Rhodococcus qingshengii JCM 15477, the sequence CACTGTTCGGTCTCGACAATCTGCCGTACGGGGTCTTCTCCCCCGCGGGAGGGTTACCGCGTGTCGGTGTGCGCGTCGCCGAATCGGTGGTCGATCTCGCAGCGACACTAGGTGATTCCGTCTTCTCCGAACCGACTCTGAACGCGTTCATGGCTCAGGGACGAGATCAGTGGGTATCGGTGCGAAACCGGATCACGGAGCTCGTGACTAGCGAAATAGACTCGAATGCAGTGTTTTCCGTTGATTCGGTGACAATGCATTTGCCGATCGCAGTGGCCGATTACGTCGACTTCTACGCCTCGGAGAATCACGCAACCAACCTCGGGCGGTTGTTCCGCCCGGACGCAGCCCCCTTGATGCCGAACTGGAAGCATCTTCCCGTCGGATACCACGGGCGCTCGAGCACCGTCGTCGTCTCCGGCACCGACATCGTTCGTCCCTGCGGACAGCGGAAGGCACCCGATCAGGAAAGCCCGGACTTCGGACCGTCCCGGCGCCTCGACATCGAAGCCGAGATGGGATTCATCGTCGGAACTCCCTCGAAGATGGGCGATTCCATCACCCCGGACGAATTTGCCGAGCACGTCTTCGGCGCCGTCGTCGTGAACGACTGGTCTGCCCGAGACATCCAGGCGTGGGAGTACGTGCCCCTCGGTCCGAACCTGGGGAAGAGTTTCGCGACCTCCATCTCACCGTGGGTCGTACCCTTGCTCGCTCTCGAAGCAGCCCGAATCGACACTCCGGTGCAGGATCCCGAACCGCTTTCCTATCTGCGTGGTGAAGAGAAGTGGGGGCTGGACATCGACCTGGCCGTCGAGTGGAACGGTCACGTCGTCTCCCGGCCGCCCTACGCCCAGATGTACTGGTCGCCTGCGCAGATGCTCGCGCACACCACCATCAACGGCGCAGCAGCGAGCACCGGCGATCTCTTCGCGTCCGGAACCATTTCCGGACCGGACAAAGATCAGCGCGGCGCCTTCATCGAGTTGACGTGGGGCGGCAAGGAACCCGTAGCTGTGGGCTCCGAGACCCGTACCTTTCTCGAAGACGGCGACACCATCGCCATCTCAGCCACCGCTCCCGGCGTCGGCGGATCACGAATCGGCTTCGGGGATGTTCACGCTCGGATCCTGCCTGCAACGCAAACCGAAAGATAGTGATTGACAACTGTTTGATTCACGCTGATCTGATGTCCGGAATTCCTTGCCTCACGATTCTCCGAAGATAAGCTGGACTAACCATCCAGAGCGATCGAGAGTCCTGGCTCCGTGACGTCGCAGCAACCCCCTCTGCTGAGGTGCGGGTGCTTTCTGCCAGGTCCGATGGAGGACTCGTGCCAGGCGATCGACCCCGTACCTCAGTGGGGACAGCAGCTGTCATCGTGATCGTGGGTGGTGGACCCCGCGGGACCGGCGTACTCGAGCGGATCCTCGCTCACGAATCGGTGAACGCCGATCCCACACCGATCGAACTTCACGTTGTCGACCCGTATCCGGCAGGCGCCGGCCGTATTTGGCGAGGCAGCCAGGCGCCGCTTCTGTGGATGAATTCGACAACCGCGGACGTCACGATGTTCACCGACGAGACCACCGCCGTGATCGGCCCGGTGCTGCCGGGTCCGACCCTCGCGGAATGGGTCGCCGAGCGCTCGGCTGAGCTTGCCGAATTCCCAGAAATCGCAGCAGAAGTTCCGACGCTCACCCCGTCGTCGTTTGCATCGAGGTCACTGCAGAGCCGATACCTGAACTGGGTGTTCGAGACTGCAGTCGACTCCGCGCCAGCGCACGTCGACGTTCGAGTTCATCGACGATCCGTGGTCGACATCGTGAACGTCGGCGAGACACAGACAGTTCATCTGGACGACGGAGCTGTCATCGACGCGACGACCGTCCTTCTCGCACAGGGGCACCCCGATGCGTTGCCTGCCCCACGCGAAACCGCGCTGACCAGCTTCGCGTCCGATCACGGGTTGACGTATGTGGGTCCGGGCTACACTGCCGATCTCGACGCCGATGTCATTCCCGAAGGCGAACCGGTTCTGATCGCCGGACTCGGGCTGGCTTTCATCGACTGGATGGTTCTCCTCGCCGAGAGCCGTGGCGGCATCTTCGAACGCGGTGAAGACGGCGTCCTCACTTACGCTCCCTCGGGTCGGGAACCCCTGTTGTATGCCGGATCTCGTCGCGGGGTGCCGTATCATTCCAAGATTTCGTACTCGATCGCTGACGCGCGGCCACCGCTACCGCGGTTCTTCACCGCTGATCTCGTTCCCGGCGACGGACCGTTGGATTTCCGAAACGACATCTGGCCCTTGGCGTCGAAAGAACTGGCAGGCGCCCACTATTACGAGCTGTTCGCATCTCATCCGGATCGGACAGTGGGCACCTGGGAGGAGTTCGACGCCGAATTCGCCTCGCTGGCTTGGGGATCGCCTCGATTGCAGGAACTGGTCGAGAACGCAGTCCCGAAGCCGGAAGACCGTATCGATCTCGAGCGGCTGAACCGCCCACTCGGCGGTGAGCGCTACGACGGGCTTGCCGAGGTCCAGTCCCGGATCACCGAATACATCTCGGCAGATGTCGCGCGGAGGTCGGACCCGTATTTCAGCGCCGACGCGGCTGTCTTCTCAGCGCTGCTGTCGACGTACATGACCGTCGGAGAATTGTTGCGGCGCGGCAGAATCCCGGCCGAATCCGTCGCCAAGGACGTCGAGGGTTGGCTTCATTCGTTCTTCAGTTTCATCGCCAGTGGTCCGCCGCCCGAGCGTTTGGAACAGTTGGTCGCCCTCAACGAGGCGGGCATCGTCCAGTTCCTCGGGCCGGATTCGGTGTTCTCCACCGAGATCGACCCGGCAACGGGGGCTGGGATCTTTGTCGCGCGCAGTGCGTCGCACACCGACATCGTGGCCGCGAACACCCTCGTCGAAGCACGCTTGCCGGTTGCGTCCATCAGCGCGAGCGGTGACTTGCTCCTGCGGACGCTTCACGGTCGGGGCGAGGCAGTCGAACTTCGTGCGACCGTGGACAGTTCGGCGAAGCTCGCCGTCGACGGTACTTCACGAATTCTCGACCGGAACAACACTGCTCATCCTCGCCGCTTCGCGGCCGGGCCGTGGGTTGCAGGCCACAACTGGTCGGCGGCTTTCCCTCGTCCCCGTACCAATGCAGGGTTCTTCCGGCACAACGACGCCCTGGCGGCGGAGATTTTGGGCGCTGCGCGCCTGTGAGCGGTTAGGGAGTCCAGAGACTCCCTAACCGCTCACGGGGGCTGTGCCCCTCCTAGCTGAACACCAACTCACCCTCGTCAACCGCGACGGTGATACTGCCGCCCTCTTCGAGGAGATCGTCGAGCAGCATGTCGGCGATCTTGTCGTCGACCACACGCTGAATCGAACGACGCAACGGGCGAGCCCCGAACTCGGGTTGATGCCCGTGCTCGGCAATCCAGTCCACTGCGTCGGCAGTGAACTCGATCTCGATGCCCTTGGACTGCAGCCGCTTCCGGCTGTCGTCGAGCAGCAGATCAGTAATCCGGTGCAGTTGCTCGGTGTCGAGCTTGCGGAAGATCACGATCTCGTCGATACGGTTGAGGAACTCCGGCCGCATCGATTCGCGCAACCTGGCCATCACGCGGTCGCGCAGTGGCTTCTCCGCCGACTCTGCGTCACCCGTGGTGAAGCCGAGTCCACCGGACTTGCTCGAGATGATGTCCGAGCCGAGGTTGCTGGTCATGATCACGACGGTGTTCTTGAAGTCCACCGTCCGACCCTGACCGTCGGTCAGACGCCCGTCGTCGAGCACCTGGAGCAAGGTGTTGAACACGTCCGGGTGTGCCTTCTCGATCTCGTCGAGCAGGATCACCGAGTACGGGTTACGACGCACCTGTTCCGTGAGCTGTCCGGCCTCGCCGTAGCCGACGTATCCGGGAGGAGCACCGACCAATCGGCTGACCGTGTGCCTCTCACCGAACTCACTCATGTCGAAGCGCAGCATCTTGTTCTCGTCTCCGAAGAGTGTGGCAGCCAGAGCTTTTGCGAGCTCCGTCTTGCCGACGCCAGTGGGTCCGAGGAACAGGAAGCTACCGACGGGACGATCCGGATCGCTCATACCGGTCCGGCTACGACGCACGGCACGCGCGATTGCGCGAACGGCGTCATCTTGCCCGATGACACGACCGTGCAGTTCCTCTTCCAGACGGCGCAGGCGATCTTTCTCTGCCTGAGTCATCTGGCTTGCCGGAATACCCGTTGCGCGAGCGACAACTTCGGCGATTTGTTCAGCGGTCACGTCCGGCGTTTCCTCGGAAGGAACCGAGGATCCTGCCTTCTCGAGACGCTTTGCGACGCCGTTGATCTCGTCACGCAGGGTCGACGCCTTCTCGTACAACTCGTCGGCGACGGCTTTTTCCTTGTCGCTCTCGAGCTGCTCGAGACGCTGCTGCAGCGCAGCGGTGTCTACCGTGGCCGTCTTCAAGCGAAGCCTGGCGCCGGACTGGTCGATCAGGTCGATTGCCTTGTCCGGCAAGAACCTGTCGCCGATGTAACGTGCCGACAGCTCTACCGCAGCGGTGATCGCCTCGTCGGTGTAATGGACCTTGTGGTGATCCTCGTACCGACTGCGCAGTCCGCTCAAGATCGCGATTGCGTCCTCGATCGACGGCTCTCCGACCTGTACGGGCTGGAAGCGCCGCTCGAGCGCGGGATCCTTCTCGATGTTCTTGCGGTATTCGTCGAGCGTGGTGGCGCCGACGATGTGCAGTTCACCGCGAGCGAGCTTGGGCTTGAGGATGTCTCCGGCGTCCATCGCACCGTCTGCGCCGCCTCCGGCACCGGCGATGGTGTGCATCTCGTCGATGAAGACGATCAGCTCGTCCTTGTGTGCGGTGATCTCGTCGATCACCTTGGTCAGCCGTTCCTCGAAGTCACCGCGGTAACGGGTACCCGAGACCATGCTCGAGAGTTCGAGCTGGACGATCTTCTTGCCCACCAACGATTCCGGGACATCCCCGTCGACGATGCGCTGGGCGAGACCTTCGACGATGGCAGTCTTGCCGACGCCGGCCTCACCCACCAGGACCGGGTTGTTCTTGGTGCGGCGGGAGAGGATCTCGATGGTCTGTTCGATCTCGTCGGCGCGGCCGATCACCGGATCGACGCCGCCGTTGCGGGCGCGATCGGTGAGATCGATGCCGTACTTGTCGAGCGTCGGTGTGGTGGACTCGTCTTCGACTGGACCGGCTGCGGGATTCTGAACCGCTGCCTGCAGCTTCTCCGGCGTGATGCCGGCCGAAGCGAGCAGACGACCCGGAACATGATCGGGGTCACCGGCCAGGGCGATGAAGAGATGTTCGGGGTCGATGTACGTCGATCCCAGGGCTCGGGCCAGTTGATGAGCCTCGAGTAGAGCGGTTTTCACGGCACTGCTGAGCGCAGGAGCAGAGTAGGCCCCCTGCTCACGGCCTTGTGGCAGCCGCAGGTCGACGGCGTCGACCACGGATTTCGGGTCGGCTCCGGCGCGCTGCATGAGCGTGCGGACCGGATCCTGCTCCGCCATGACGCGGAGAACGTGCAGTGCATCGAGATCCGAATCACCGCGAGCAGCCGCTACACGTGCAGCGTCAGCCATGAGTTGCTGGGTGGCCCTGCTCATGAGCCGGGAAATATCGATGCGACCGGGACCCTCGGGCCCGAAGAATGCTGGCATTCCGAAGCCTCCTTGCAGAAAGTTGAGCGTTACTGACTCAATTAACGTGCATGGGGCTCGATCAATTCCCGCGGCCTCAGATTTGTTTCAACACCATCCAGTCGCCGATCGTTCTCAACTACCGAAAGATCCGGTAGACCGACCGACCGGGTACGCCTCGACGCGCATGATCACCGATCCCGCGCAGGGACCACTCTTGATGTCGGTACGCCACGAACCTTTCAGACTGCCATCGGGCTGAGGTGTGTAATACGCCTCGGAGTGCGCCGGTGCCCACACCTTGGGCACGCCCTCCCCCTGGTAGCAATCCCACTCCCAGTCATAGGGGTGCACCCAACTGGTTCCGTCCCAGGTGTATCGAGCAGGCTGCGGCAACGTCGGATTGGCGGGAGCCGGACCGCCGACCACTGTGGCGATACAGACTCCGCTCGAGCAATCCGTCTCGAACGTGTATGTATCGGAGAAATCCGGCTCCCACTGGCTGGCGGCCAGACTTGTGCCCGTCTTGGTCGCGGCGAAACGCTTGAGCGAGTAATCACCGGACCAATTCGCATCCGCAGCCCCCGCGGGCATCGCTCCGGCGACAAACCACGTAGCAACGAGAGCAACCACCAACAATGACTTCCGCATGCGTGAAGTGAATCACAAGCCATGTCCGAATTGTCGGATA encodes:
- the fahA gene encoding fumarylacetoacetase, coding for MTVTTIDIPADSLFGLDNLPYGVFSPAGGLPRVGVRVAESVVDLAATLGDSVFSEPTLNAFMAQGRDQWVSVRNRITELVTSEIDSNAVFSVDSVTMHLPIAVADYVDFYASENHATNLGRLFRPDAAPLMPNWKHLPVGYHGRSSTVVVSGTDIVRPCGQRKAPDQESPDFGPSRRLDIEAEMGFIVGTPSKMGDSITPDEFAEHVFGAVVVNDWSARDIQAWEYVPLGPNLGKSFATSISPWVVPLLALEAARIDTPVQDPEPLSYLRGEEKWGLDIDLAVEWNGHVVSRPPYAQMYWSPAQMLAHTTINGAAASTGDLFASGTISGPDKDQRGAFIELTWGGKEPVAVGSETRTFLEDGDTIAISATAPGVGGSRIGFGDVHARILPATQTER
- a CDS encoding FAD/NAD(P)-binding protein → MPGDRPRTSVGTAAVIVIVGGGPRGTGVLERILAHESVNADPTPIELHVVDPYPAGAGRIWRGSQAPLLWMNSTTADVTMFTDETTAVIGPVLPGPTLAEWVAERSAELAEFPEIAAEVPTLTPSSFASRSLQSRYLNWVFETAVDSAPAHVDVRVHRRSVVDIVNVGETQTVHLDDGAVIDATTVLLAQGHPDALPAPRETALTSFASDHGLTYVGPGYTADLDADVIPEGEPVLIAGLGLAFIDWMVLLAESRGGIFERGEDGVLTYAPSGREPLLYAGSRRGVPYHSKISYSIADARPPLPRFFTADLVPGDGPLDFRNDIWPLASKELAGAHYYELFASHPDRTVGTWEEFDAEFASLAWGSPRLQELVENAVPKPEDRIDLERLNRPLGGERYDGLAEVQSRITEYISADVARRSDPYFSADAAVFSALLSTYMTVGELLRRGRIPAESVAKDVEGWLHSFFSFIASGPPPERLEQLVALNEAGIVQFLGPDSVFSTEIDPATGAGIFVARSASHTDIVAANTLVEARLPVASISASGDLLLRTLHGRGEAVELRATVDSSAKLAVDGTSRILDRNNTAHPRRFAAGPWVAGHNWSAAFPRPRTNAGFFRHNDALAAEILGAARL
- a CDS encoding ATP-dependent Clp protease ATP-binding subunit, which codes for MPAFFGPEGPGRIDISRLMSRATQQLMADAARVAAARGDSDLDALHVLRVMAEQDPVRTLMQRAGADPKSVVDAVDLRLPQGREQGAYSAPALSSAVKTALLEAHQLARALGSTYIDPEHLFIALAGDPDHVPGRLLASAGITPEKLQAAVQNPAAGPVEDESTTPTLDKYGIDLTDRARNGGVDPVIGRADEIEQTIEILSRRTKNNPVLVGEAGVGKTAIVEGLAQRIVDGDVPESLVGKKIVQLELSSMVSGTRYRGDFEERLTKVIDEITAHKDELIVFIDEMHTIAGAGGGADGAMDAGDILKPKLARGELHIVGATTLDEYRKNIEKDPALERRFQPVQVGEPSIEDAIAILSGLRSRYEDHHKVHYTDEAITAAVELSARYIGDRFLPDKAIDLIDQSGARLRLKTATVDTAALQQRLEQLESDKEKAVADELYEKASTLRDEINGVAKRLEKAGSSVPSEETPDVTAEQIAEVVARATGIPASQMTQAEKDRLRRLEEELHGRVIGQDDAVRAIARAVRRSRTGMSDPDRPVGSFLFLGPTGVGKTELAKALAATLFGDENKMLRFDMSEFGERHTVSRLVGAPPGYVGYGEAGQLTEQVRRNPYSVILLDEIEKAHPDVFNTLLQVLDDGRLTDGQGRTVDFKNTVVIMTSNLGSDIISSKSGGLGFTTGDAESAEKPLRDRVMARLRESMRPEFLNRIDEIVIFRKLDTEQLHRITDLLLDDSRKRLQSKGIEIEFTADAVDWIAEHGHQPEFGARPLRRSIQRVVDDKIADMLLDDLLEEGGSITVAVDEGELVFS